A part of Leptospira congkakensis genomic DNA contains:
- a CDS encoding prolipoprotein diacylglyceryl transferase gives MLDRIPIPNPFGWEGLSTFSLLMMLAFLVGSYLLPKELERKKLDPSHSDWLIFLGILGTLVGAKIFFIFEIWDQVFIDVPGYDGKYTYPLTHWNGFPGHPGLWSSLFSGGGLVFFGGLLFGWLFITLYFRHHKLDIGAYYDAVIPAISMGYAIGRLGCFVSGDGCYGFATDTRIPFFVFDFHGAHPSGVPVWNTPVMESIMAFGYFAYFQFWARYQNFRKWSIGAQFLIIHGFARLIIEFLRVNKAVIPFIDPPTLVNIPDANGNPTFLTGYYWHGFSQSQYISIALILFGVYLLVSKKLWLKEETKV, from the coding sequence ATGTTAGATCGAATTCCGATTCCAAATCCCTTTGGCTGGGAGGGTTTATCCACTTTCAGCCTTCTTATGATGTTGGCTTTTCTTGTAGGTTCTTACCTCCTCCCTAAGGAGTTAGAACGAAAGAAGTTGGATCCGAGCCATTCGGATTGGTTGATATTTCTTGGGATTTTGGGTACCTTAGTGGGGGCCAAAATTTTCTTTATCTTTGAAATTTGGGACCAAGTATTTATCGATGTTCCTGGATATGATGGGAAGTACACATACCCTCTCACTCATTGGAATGGATTTCCTGGACACCCAGGTCTTTGGTCATCACTATTTAGTGGTGGTGGTCTTGTATTCTTTGGTGGCCTCCTTTTCGGATGGTTATTCATCACTTTATATTTCCGTCATCACAAACTAGACATCGGTGCTTATTACGATGCTGTCATCCCAGCGATTAGCATGGGTTACGCGATCGGAAGACTTGGATGTTTTGTGAGTGGAGATGGTTGTTATGGATTTGCCACTGATACAAGAATTCCATTTTTTGTTTTTGATTTTCATGGTGCCCACCCTTCCGGTGTTCCCGTTTGGAATACACCAGTCATGGAATCCATCATGGCTTTTGGATATTTTGCTTACTTCCAGTTTTGGGCAAGATACCAAAACTTTCGCAAATGGAGTATTGGTGCACAGTTTCTCATCATCCACGGATTTGCAAGACTCATCATAGAGTTCTTACGTGTGAATAAAGCAGTGATTCCTTTTATTGATCCACCGACTCTTGTGAACATTCCTGACGCCAACGGAAACCCAACTTTTCTCACTGGTTATTACTGGCATGGATTTTCACAGTCCCAATACATCTCCATAGCACTTATCCTCTTCGGTGTGTATTTGTTAGTTTCTAAAAAACTTTGGCTAAAGGAAGAAACAAAAGTATGA